A stretch of DNA from Misgurnus anguillicaudatus chromosome 15, ASM2758022v2, whole genome shotgun sequence:
ATCACACTTACCAAGTTTATACTGTATAGTGTATATCACAGCAGACCCTTAACATCTTTGATGTAAATGAAACAAGTGCAAAAAAGTAAATATTGTAACTATTGTATTTGTGCCGAATTATTTCCCACTTTATTCTAGTAGTTACCCACTCatatattattaatttttttagataaCTGTTACAGTAATTATTCTGTATTTCAATAAAGCACAAGGCCTCTTTCACAGGTAAGATGATATGGCAGATAGTTGTAGGAAATGTGACAACTAGCGTGTTTGGGAGTTTAACTTATATAAATGGAGCTGTGAGCCAAACGCACCTGCTCCAAATACCTCACTTATTACAACTCATTACCAATGTTTGGCGCCAGTAGACACAAGAGATCCTTTTCATTTCTGTGTATCAAAGGGAAAACGCAAACACATGCATATCTCCTCTATGAATAAACATAAGTGACTCACATTCATCTGAGTGAGATGCTTTAATTCTCTGTTATCTAGATTTTATAGCAGAATAATGGTTCATTTAAATGGTGAGGTTAACCACAGCAGAATTTTGTTTTttctaaacaaaaataaacctttaaagggacactccacttttttgaaaataaactcattttccagctcccctagagttaaacattagatttttaccgttttggaatccattcagctgacctccgggtctggcgctaccacttttagcatagcttagcacaatccattgaatctgattggaccattagcatcgcgctaaaaagtAAGCAAAGAGTTTCggtgtttttcctatttgaaacttgactcttctgtagttacattgtgtacttagaccgacagaaaattaaaacttgggattttctaggcagatatggctaggaactatattctcattctggcgtaatagtcaaggactttgctgctgtaacatgactgcagcaggcgtagtgatattatgcactgcccgaaaatgcCATTAAAAGTTTCTAAGCGGACTatttttcggctgctgcgtaatatcattgcaaagtccttgattattaaacCAGGATGAAAGCATAGTtactagccatatctgcctagaaaatcgcaactttaatcagattcaatggattgtgctaagctatgctaaaagtggtagcgccagaccctaagatcagctgaatggattccaaaacggtaaaaatcaaatgtttaactctaggggagctggaaaattagcatatttttaaaaaatgtccctttaaatgtgtcAACATAATATTATGTTGCGTGAAAATGACACAATCTGGATTTGCCTTGTAAATTCAGGgcaaaaaggaaaaataaatgATCCATACCTTCTCAGGTTCTTCCACGGTGATGACTTTGACAACGTTCTTGTGTTTCCTGAGTTGAGTCTTAAAGGCTTGCTCAATCTGAGCATTGTACTTCATGAAGTAAACATCGCTAGCATAACCACACACCAGCATCATACTCTCCCACCACATAATAGTGTtgtccaaaaagaaaataatgagCATGATAAGATCGATGATGTAGAACGATACATCCCGAAACAGAGGCCACCAGGTGAGGTAAAGCATTTCCCGGGAGAACAGTGCACACATTCCgatcacaaataaaatattaaagacAGCCGAGCCAACGATGGTTCCAATGCCCACATTGCTATGCGAGATGAAGACACCAATCAGGGATGTGAAGAGTTCAGGAGCAGAGCCTCCGGCAGCCATGAAGGTAGCGCCTGCCACATCATCTGAAATTTCCAGTTTGTCTGTGATAACTCCTAATGTAGGGACAAAGAACTCATCGCAAACAATGGCCAAagaaacaaacatgtataccatTCCAAAGATGTGAAGAGCAACCCAGCCTTTGCGTCGATCCTCAACAGAGAAGATGTCCTCCGGATACTCGCCCTTCATGTGTGGTGCTTCTCCGGGGCTGGAGGCTGTAGTGTTGGGCACCTGAGTGGTAGTACCTGTTGCTGGAGTGGGAACTGGGGTGGGTTTTGGAAGGGTTGGATCGACATAGATGCAATGGAGGATAGTCCTATTTGTGGTTGTTGTAGGTGGCTCTGTAGTTGTAGGTTTTGTTGTTGGGGCTAAAGTCATAGTTGGACGAACCTCATCAGAATTTCTGGAGTTATTTGAGTCAACAATAGTTAAATTACTAACCTGTATCATCTCCAACAATCCTACTAAAGTTTGTCCAGAGCCATCATCAGGTTCATGTGCTATTTGTGGCTCTGGCCAGGGTTCTGGTAGTCTGGCTCTAATTGTCAGTTGGTATAAAGAACAAAGGAAAACCCCAGAGAGAAGAAATATAATCCGGCTCAGGTGAAGTCTCTTTCTTCGagtaagaaacattttcaaATATGTTTCCTAAAGGGCACCAAGTTTGTGTTTCGGGTAATAAATCCCAGCACGTCCAAACTTCACCCCTAAAAGATGCTGGGGTTTGCAGGTCACTCTCACAGAGATATTCATCTCATTTTCTCTGTGGTCCAGGTCCTTTAGCACAGTGCTTACTgtagaaataaatgaatatatgagTGCAACACTTGTATAAACAAAACAACTCTTGCACCTTTTTAGGTATAAACAgcgtataaaaaacaaaaagctaaaaAACACTAATGCATTGTAAAATATCACAATTATTTATACCTAATTACAAAACTTATActttataattaaaaatctaatatGTTTTAAGTAGAAgatacatttacataaacacTAGCCTAATGTAAAGTGTTTAGTGGCAACAGGTGCTGCTGTAACAGTAGCCTACTGGGCACGTGAATCATTAAGTAAACCATATTATTTACTTAAGTAAACTATATTAACATTTTCTCTGTtctcaaataataataataatctttaatAGCAAAAGAAAACGTACCGGTTGACGGGGGTTGCGTGCGTTGTTGCGTGGAACGCTGCTGCTGTCTCACAGCTGGACTGAACGGATGCTGTGAGCGCGTGTGCTGTGCAGGACAATCAGGACAGCTCTTCAGCGACATCAGCACTAAATCTAATACCTATATAAGAGGATTACGTCTACTTTCTCCTCACACTCTCATTATGTCTTGAGACATTTTATCCCAATTATTTTGATCATAAAGATAAATTCAACTTAAATTCAAATTAAGTCTAAGTCTAAAATCAACTTTTGTAACAACTGAATAATTAAATGCTTTGGATTGTTTTACAGTTTGATATTCATTGATCTAaatttgtagtttttcataaaaatagaaattttaaattttataaaGAGTTATTTTAAGgaagacattttttatttataaataaattaacaaaaCCTACTAAACAACGGGCTTGTCGACTTCATTTTGCGCAGCGAGAACTGATAGGGCAGGCTAacgacgtcaaagtaccgcgagagcaatttgATAAATTATACGGAGGAGTCTACTTTCACATCGCTCTCGCgaaactttgacgtcatatgCCTGTCGGTAATTGTGGCGCGCATGAAGTTTTTTATTGAAACaatattacaatttttttttacattagccaggggatgaaatattttttttaaataaaaacattgaaatgcttacataaattaatacatttaacaGCTGTTTTTAATCAGATTATCCTCCTAAAACcgttttggtttgtcttttttcagatttctaggaagaaccaatataaccaaatatttttcattgaacatgaagcagtgtaattgtccacgtttgtgtacaacaggttcaagttacacagaattaagttttatgatgcaaacaacaacaacaacaacaaaatgatGTCCACATaagtcttaggaggttaaaataGATTTTAGGTATTGCTTAATTTCTAATAGCAAAATTTGGATTAATGGTTTATAATCaccatatttatatttatgtatactAAACTTTGCAGataaaagaaacaaattaattaaataatattcCTTATGTAATGACATGTCGTAagagaaaaaacattattttcaagTTGAAAGCTGGGCAAAATATGATCTCTAACAACAGGGCACAAATATataaccaatatttttttttaataaggaCAACTCCAAAACAAAGGAAAAAAGTTTCTGTATGTTGACCACAAAAAGAACAAAACATGTCAATGTCACAATTAAATCTGTTTACAAGGAAAGGCgccgcatgaactcgaacaagcTTATTTGCAAACTGGGAACGACTCACCACGTGTTTGTTTCCACACGAACCGCTTATCACAGCGCACACTTGGTTGAGAACAAGGCATTTACTGTCAACTATGGGTAAAGTCTTGAACGTTTTCTTCTAAATTTGCAAAACTATGTATGCATACCAACACGAAAATATTAAAATCCActctatttaatattttttgatcATTTTACGTTTATCTAGTTTTATTTATTGCGATAACCGGTGCAATTTCATTAGCGTTACTGTTGAATAAATGTATTACGTTGCTTGTTCACATAGgcaaaatatattgttttttcaCGCATGActggtataaactataacacaGTTTTGTTTTACAGACACTTGTGTCGTCCGTCTGTAACTGTCCATCAAAGCGTGAAGAAGACGAAGAGATTGTAACCATGCCAACGGTGGTTCTGTTGGACTCATCGCTGTCCATGACGCGACCCGTGTCGGTCGAGGGCACTGAAGAGTTCCAGAGGAAGAACTTGGCCGTACATGGGCTGACGATGCTGTTTGAACACATGGCAACAAATTACAGATTGGAGTTTACATCACTTGTCGCTTTCTCCTCCCTCTGGGAGCTCCTGGTCCCATTCACCAGGGATTACAATTCTCTGCAGGTAAAACTAAACAGATAGCCCAAATATCATGAAGCAATacaatatatattatttctaGAAGTCTTGATTGTTGTTTTTACTTGTTGTTTTGTAGGAGGCTTTAAACAACCTTGAAGACTATGATAAGACCTGTCTGGAGGCTGCTCTACAAGGTGTCAGTAATGTAGTACAGCAGGAATGGGGAACAGCCTGCCCTTGTCAGGTACAATGTTATATAGTTTATTATAcaatcagaataaaaaaaagcAAATGTACACATTTGTATATAATAAGAAATACTGCACAAGATGAGATTTTCATAAAGCAGATATAAGCTTGTGGCAAACTCTTATGATGGCTTTGAATTTCATTTTGATTCATATGTTTAGTAAAATATCATTGGATATTAAATACTCAGGTAAACCTAGAATATAGAATAATTGTGACCCAGCCTGTAAAAtcccagctaaagtaattttatgatttattgttttctacataaaatcatcctgcaTAATGTATATAAcatgtcatgtcaaagattgaaattaaatggaaatcaataattgaaatcaaactttgatgctcctagtCTTATAATTAATGTGTGCATCGATTAGTGTTAATGCTGTTTTTATGATGGCCTAAAGGTGGTGCTGGTTACTGATGGCGCGCTTGGGATTGGCCGCGGATCTTTGCGGCATTCGCTGCAGACACTGAAACAACGTTCGGAAGACAAAAAGTTCCCTCTGCCTTTCCCGTTCCCTTCTAAACTCtatgtcatgtgtgttgccaATGCAGAAGAGGTACAGCAGACTGTTTTTTTGTGCCCATCATCATCCATTAGGATATCTGACTCATTAGATTGTAATCAGATGATATTGCCACCCACACAAGTGTCTCGAATTATATTCCAACTACGATTACAcacttttattaaattatttcttTAATGTGCTTTAATATGTGTCATGTGGTTTTATTGTTCCCTGAAGCTCCAAGCAAATGATGGTCTGGATAACTTGGAACAGCTGATTAGTTTGAATGGTGGGGAGGGTCAGATATACACTATGGATGGACCCCTCTGTCTTAAAAGTGTCCAGGCTATGTTTGGGTGAGCATTCTATTCTACTATATATgctaatgtattttattgtgCACATATACCATTGTTATTAATATGGTATCACTGTGCTTGTTTTGGCAGTAAGCTGATTGACCAGGCATACTCTCCCTTTCACGCTGTGCTGCGCTGTGGGAACTTGGCCTCTGATGTGCAGGTCTTTCCCAGGCCAGAACCAGTGCTTATAGATGAGGAGGTGGATCCCATTCCCAAAACAGTGCAAGCAGGTATAGGCATAGAACATACtgtatttaatgtaaaaaatgtaataaactcATTGCTGCGTCACCTATTAGCATGGCTGTGGATTTAAACTGACACCTATTGGCAAGGATGCAGAATCACACAATTTTTTCATCTACCAAAGCCATTTTGGAGATGTATTGGCCACAAGCtgcttttatttatataaaaatatatttaaaagtcCATTGTTATTTCAAcaagattttaaaatgtaatttcagtTGTTCAAACTTGGAACATCCATTAATGTTTAAAAGATGAAAACCAAAGTTAAATGTACCAGACACGTACCTTCTTGTGTTTTATATATAGACTTGGAGATTGTTGGTTTTATTGAGATTGGAGACATCTCCAGCCCTCCTGTTTTATCCAGGCACTTGGTCCTGCCCATTGCTGTAAACAAAGGTTGGTATTCAGACCCTTATATGTTTGTAATTCATTTTATTCACCTATCTAATATTTGCTAAATTCAAATCTTATGATTGACAGAGGGGGATGAGATTGGTACAGGGACCACCGATGAGACAGAAGAAGAGCCCTCCACGAATCAGATGGCTGGCAAAAGCCCAAATTTTTGTGTTCTTTTACACGGCAGCCTGAAAGTGGAGGGCATGGTGGCACTTGTACAAGTAGGGTAAGAAgttacatttgtatttttataaagaaaacatttttggaaAGCTGATGTTTTTCTGCTTTAACAAAATGCCACATCAGAGCTCCTTAGAAGTTGCCGTGACAGAGtctattttctttaaaagcaTACTGCTTAATGGTTATTCTGATAAAGATGAACTATCTGACATCTCTATAATGTTTTCTGATATACTGTTTTCTCAGGTCAGACTGGTTTGGAATGCTTTATTCTCAGGCCGACAGTAAAAAGAAGTCCAATCTGATGATGTCAGTCTTTGATCCGGGCTTAGAGCCTCTTCCCTGGCTGGGCCGAATGTCTCAGCTTGGTCCTGCCTCAGGTAGATAATTCCCACTGAGGCATACTacttaaaatgcatatttttaacTGTCACTGTCCCACAGGTGGGACGTTTGgaattacatatttaaaacaacaatttCTTAGTCTAAACCCACactaatcttgacaaactatatgtcgttggaaagctctaagaatgttgttttcatattttataaccattttgcaaaaaaaaaggaCAAAGTAAGagtaattttctaaaatgtcacgggCCAACAGGTAGACTCAAGgtgttattacatatttataggatatttacaaataaatctgaaataatcttgacaaactatatattgttggaaagcttgtagaatgtagttttcatatttcaaggccatTTGATGGTAGAATTTGTATAGTGACAGACAATTTGTTAAATGTCACTGACCCTATAGGAATACATATGAGTGATTTTATATTTAGAACAATAATATCCTATAAACTTGAAaatatcttgacaaactatacaTTGTTGGCTCTAAGATtgaagttttcatatttcaaggccatCTGATGACAGAAATTGTATAGTGACAGTAATTTGCTTAAATGTCCCCGTAGAAAtacataatgcatttttatatatCAATTATTCTAATATTCTTCAAATTAATCTTCAAAAATCTTGACAATCTACATATCATTGGAAAAACCTTTTTTGGATAAATAATAATGCAATGACAGTactttattaatttgtgacaagattATGCAactaaccgttgacacctagtggcctttgtTAGTAAAACCActacgtacatggttattttgaaaaactgagacattTGCCTTCATTTGCGCCcttcgtttacacgcaaacagAAAACTCGCCTCTGAAACAGATTCTTTCAAAAAACTCCTGCCAGAGTGGAGATTAGGAAAATCTTCagttgcacggttgcatgtaaactgagacaaatggATGATTAGGCAGTCAACGTcacagtatgcgccagagctagCACCTACGCCAAAAGTGCGACCTTGTTCAAAAGAGGAACAGGAAGTGATTCGTTGCTGTTTTcgggattctgattggcttacgtgggctttaGCTTCTCGTTACACCATATATACATGGTTACGTGTcaatgaacacttttctgaaaactgacatgtgtgcgcaaagttatttttgaaaccagagaggttaaaatgtttgtttatgaaaatagccgcccacgtgtaaacgtagTCTAAAAGTGTGACAAAAACCAAATTTTTAGTGATTTTAACTGAAAATTTGCTTcagaactttatttttttagtgtttTAGGTGTTTATTAATgtagttatattaatttgaaggtgcaTATCACATTTTTACCCCCACTTACATAAAATCAGGGGTGAGAgttaaaagggttaaaatgtaataagtaaaCATAAACTGTTGTAGTGGATTATGCAATGTACAagtatttcattattaaacaatgaaaacaaacaacACGTCAGACTAGATAGTTCAGTCGGTTCAGTTAAATATTTACCATTCAAGTAAATACACAAAGATAAGCCTGTTTAATTCTGTTCATTCTTTTGAAAAAGTCAATCCAAATGTAgtcttacattttttacacaaaatgaaTCTCAAACAACTTTATAGTTTTAATCTATAAAATGCATTTCTCACCATGAACATAGCCGTAGAAGCTGGCAAAAGAAAATGCACAGAGATTACAGCTAAATGTAATACATTTGCAtgattaaaaatttattttcctCTCTTGCTCTCTGGTCCACATGTGTAAGATAAAAACATTTGCTTTTTGCTTTGCATAAAGTTTTGCTTATGCTCCACTGTATGTCCTTTGTTTTCGGTTGACCTGTAGATGCAGCTGAAAATCCCTATGGTGAAGATGACAGTAAAAGTCCCTTCCCCATACAGCCGAAAAACAAGAGAAGCTATGCTCAGAATGTAACTGTTTGGATTAAAGCCAGTGGACTGCAGGTATTATACTAGGAATTACACTACTCCTGACTTTATCTGCAGGAAAGAAATGATCGAGTGGTTTGTAAATTGATTATTTAATTCAAGTTTTTGTAATTAATCTCACAGACAGATGTACAGAAAATTTTCCGCAATGCAAGAAAACTGCCAGAAAAAACGCAGACTTTTTATAAGGTGAGTATTCAATTTTTAACATGTACattttgtcttgtgttttttttttgtaataaagtttgatagaaaataattattattaattcacAAGTGCAAGATACATGCAAAATTAGGAGCTTAGAGTAACTTCAAATGTAATACTTAATTTAAGTGATTATATAGTACCTTTGCATGCATGCTTAGTGTGTTTTAGCCAATGAGAATTAAAGCtacaattgatcaaagaataaAAGCATAACATGTTTTTTATAGTAATCATAAAAAGACCATAGATGTGTTAGGACCTAGCTACAGGTCCATTCTGGCATTTCAAGTGtttcatatatatattgtaaaaaagattttgcgaaaatataaccttgatatctttaatattgacatagtaaggtcatgtcaacgattgaaatcaaactttgatgctcctaatctctttGGTCTGATTTTTACAGGCAAGGTCAcacattttcctatttacaaTCCTACCTGTATTGTGACACATCTGGTTTCATTAACTTTCTTTGTATTTTCACCACTAAAGGAATTGAATCGTCTACGGAAAGCTGCTCTGGCCTTTGGATTCTGGGAGCTTCTGAAAAGTGTGGCTGAACTTTTGGAGAGGGAATGCACTCTGCTTCCTGACTCCGCCCACCCCGACGCTGCCTTCCAGCTATCTCACGCTGCACAGCAACTTAAACTGGCCAGTACTGGAGACTCTAAGTATGCAGCATTCGAACACAACATCACCCCTTTGCTCACTGACTTCTCAGGGGGCGGAGCTGAGAGAATGTAGGGCTCCTGGACAACTACCTGATTTTGTATAAAGGTCTGGACCTTTATTTAAAAGCAATGTTTTTTCTATGGGAAATAAGTTACTTTTTTCTTTGGCATTTTCAATGTTTTAATTGTGTTATACCTCAGCAAAgtcaaaaaaaattgctgtcaTTGTAACAGATATGAAAAAAcatgaattttgtgccatggaaaTTTTATAACCATTCCATTTGAGAAAAGAAACCCATTCAGTTTTGTCCCCAAGGAAATGCATTTACAGGTTTTGTAATAATTTGTGTAAATAGCTTTTACTAGTgaacaaataaaacattgacATTTTTCATGAAATATTTTCAGTTGAATTTATACAATCATGTCCAAATCCCACATACAATGAAGATGTTTCATGCGGTTTTCCCTGAGGTTCAAGATCTGTCTTGTGACAGAGATAACTAATGTAACATCTCAGGGAATGAGGGGATGACAaaatcctgcttgtgttttcagTCCAGTAAATCTTTAACATACCTAACATTAAACATACTGCACATAGTTGAAATGTTGAaacaaattatataaatacCTTGATGGTActctttaaatttatttaataagGTAATTGTTTGTCTTTAGCGTTCTTGTAATAGtcatttacatactgtacagcTTGATCATGGTCCTCCTTTATTTCAGATTATAGAAACTAAATGCACTTGATATAAAAGAAAGAGGGATAGAAGTTTGAGAATTAAATCACAGAAACACAGGGATGTGATGACACAGAATGTGAAGACACACAGGACCTTCTCAATTGGCCTTCCTCTTTTTTGTGCGAAACCGTCTCCTCCTTTGCTTGAAGAGGTGGCGGAAGTTAATGAAGAGGCCTAGAAATTGGCAGATTTAGTAATATAGCAGTTTTTTAGTATTACACAATGCattagttttatgtattttttatgtgaTCTCTATGAAATACTTGTAAAACATCCTTAAATTGATAGTACACcttaaaaatgaaatttctcttcctcatgttgttacaaacctgtatacatttctttgttgtgatgaacacaaaggaatatattttgaggaatgtttgtaaccaaactgatcatgaGTCTCATTCACtcatacagtattgtttttttcctactatggatgtcaatggagcctctgattggtttggttacaaacattcttcaaaatatcttcattttttttcaccattacaaagaaatatatacaggtttgtaacaacatgagagtgagtaaatgatgagagaaatttcatttttgggttaactatccctttaactggaAAGTCCTAGAAATACTTTGGTCAGCTGGTGTGCGAACCCTGGttttagtgctgcctcacgattagtcgcgactaatcgtttgcagaataaaagtttttgtttacctaatatgtgtgtgtgtactatgtataataattatgtttatataaatacacacacataaatatataattttaaaggacaagtttggtattttacacttaaaaccctgttttcagtttgtttatgatgaaatagaacggttttgactgaaatttggacatatgatgctggcccgaaaaatttcgggtgtttcttgtatcacctcccacctctataatggctctataggtgcactggaacaatccttcctaaaatgcattaaactttaatttacaaagacgtgaaactcaccgagtggtcagaggtgttcactgatatgctcacacaaaaatcgctgcaaaagacgcattccaaaAGGTTTTTtcgtagttttgtccaactctattgacttgtattagatgtgctgtgaggtacggtattactccgcgccgggaactttgtttgtattcttgcaattggcaaaggcggattatcgccaccaacagggcaggagtgtctattattcaagctctcaaccgaagaatatacgggtgtgagacgtttggaaaaataggtccacaagtttacaacgaatgctaaaacacctgttggataGCATCTTtggcagcgatttttgtgtgagcatatcagtgaacacccctgaccactcggtgagtttcacgtctttgtaaacgaaagtttaatgcattttaggaaggattgttcctgtgcacctatacagccattatagaggtgggacgTGAAGcaacaaacacctgaaaattgtcggggcagccgcatatgtcgaaacttcagtcaaaaccattctatttcatcataaacaatctgaaaacagggctttaaatgtaaaatatcgaacttgtcctttaagaaaaatatatatttatataataaatatttatatataatatacattatatataaatataaacatgtatatacacatgcaaatgtttcttaattatatacgtgtgtgtgtgtttatttatacataattattatacacagtacacccacatatattatgtaaacaaaaacttttattctgcaaatgattaatcgtgaggcagcactaccTGGTTTTATTAAAAGAATTATGAGTATTATGTGGACC
This window harbors:
- the ints14 gene encoding integrator complex subunit 14; the encoded protein is MPTVVLLDSSLSMTRPVSVEGTEEFQRKNLAVHGLTMLFEHMATNYRLEFTSLVAFSSLWELLVPFTRDYNSLQEALNNLEDYDKTCLEAALQGVSNVVQQEWGTACPCQVVLVTDGALGIGRGSLRHSLQTLKQRSEDKKFPLPFPFPSKLYVMCVANAEELQANDGLDNLEQLISLNGGEGQIYTMDGPLCLKSVQAMFGKLIDQAYSPFHAVLRCGNLASDVQVFPRPEPVLIDEEVDPIPKTVQADLEIVGFIEIGDISSPPVLSRHLVLPIAVNKEGDEIGTGTTDETEEEPSTNQMAGKSPNFCVLLHGSLKVEGMVALVQVGSDWFGMLYSQADSKKKSNLMMSVFDPGLEPLPWLGRMSQLGPASDAAENPYGEDDSKSPFPIQPKNKRSYAQNVTVWIKASGLQTDVQKIFRNARKLPEKTQTFYKELNRLRKAALAFGFWELLKSVAELLERECTLLPDSAHPDAAFQLSHAAQQLKLASTGDSKYAAFEHNITPLLTDFSGGGAERM
- the slc24a1 gene encoding sodium/potassium/calcium exchanger 1 isoform X3, whose amino-acid sequence is MFLTRRKRLHLSRIIFLLSGVFLCSLYQLTIRARLPEPWPEPQIAHEPDDGSGQTLVGLLEMIQVSNLTIVDSNNSRNSDEVRPTMTLAPTTKPTTTEPPTTTTNRTILHCIYVDPTLPKPTPVPTPATGTTTQVPNTTASSPGEAPHMKGEYPEDIFSVEDRRKGWVALHIFGMVYMFVSLAIVCDEFFVPTLGVITDKLEISDDVAGATFMAAGGSAPELFTSLIGVFISHSNVGIGTIVGSAVFNILFVIGMCALFSREMLYLTWWPLFRDVSFYIIDLIMLIIFFLDNTIMWWESMMLVCGYASDVYFMKYNAQIEQAFKTQLRKHKNVVKVITVEEPEKDNGTSGEDNRPPETEDRNRLKLKPTLQRGGSSASLHNSTMRNTIFQLMIHTLDPLGEVGDQTNQPKDLEDTSPAAKDGEANQKTETKKEEGTAAGGGSENPGGSDGSDSNDEDDSDEDSDDSDDDEENEAGEDGDNDEPLSLEWPDTRRKQATYLLLLPIVFPLWLTVPDVRNPASKKFFVITFLGSIVWIGIFSYLMVWWAHQVGETIGISEEIMGLTILAAGTSIPDLITSVIVARKGLGDMAVSSSVGSNIFDITVGLPVPWLMFSLYHSFAPVPVSSNGLFCAIVLLFLMLLFVIISIAACKWRMNKVLGSTMFFLYFVFLVLSVMLEDRIIMCPVSI